One Spea bombifrons isolate aSpeBom1 chromosome 1, aSpeBom1.2.pri, whole genome shotgun sequence DNA window includes the following coding sequences:
- the LOC128472576 gene encoding nicotinamide N-methyltransferase-like, with translation MSSTPLKYYPVDEFDPKDFLSTYFCTKTDDALLEDVVINPMKDVLKELKSGRFYGGMLTDMSVGPSIFHLLTISKLFKEIAILEFNDSCVSELKKWLNKDGDAQDWSHASKILANLEGISVGWNLKEDLLRSKIKYILKCDLARDNPTDPVVLPKADCIFSAWALDVVSKTKEDYIRNLRKTSTLLKQGGRLILLGALNISYYTVGEHKFSVLTYDEKFLRKALKDGGYVIETFEARGRKTLTANLDYEKIVFVTAFKQ, from the exons ATGTCTTCCACTCCTTTAAAATACTATCCTGTTGATGAATTTGATCCGAAAGACTTTCTCAGTACATATTTTTGTACCAAAACAGATGACGCACTTCTGGAGGATGTTGTCATAAACCCCATGAAAGATGTGCTTAAGGAACTTAAGTCAG GTCGCTTTTATGGGGGCATGTTGACTGACATGTCTGTTGGCCCAAGTATTTTTCACCTCCTTACAATTTCTAAGCTCTTCAAAGAAATCGCTATATTAGAATTCAATGATTCATGCGTCTCTGAACTGAAGAAATGGCTAAACAAAGATGGGGACGCTCAAGACTGGTCTCATGCATCGAAGATATTGGCCAACCTGGAAGGAATAAG TGTTGGGTGGAATTTAAAAGAAGATTTGTTAAGAAGTAAAATTAAGTATATTCTGAAGTGCGACTTAGCCAGAGATAACCCTACCGACCCAGTAGTGTTACCGAAAGCAGACTGTATCTTTTCTGCATGGGCACTCGATGTTGTCAGTAAAACTAAAGAGGATTATATCCGCAACCTGAGAAAAACCTCCACTTTACTGAAGCAAGGTGGTCGTTTGATATTGTTGGGAGCGCTCAATATTTCTTATTATACGGTTGGGGAGCACAAATTTAGTGTCCTCACTTATGATGAAAAATTTCTCAGAAAGGCTTTAAAAGATGGAGGCTATGTCATTGAAACTTTTGAAGCGAGAGGTAGGAAAACGCTCACTGCCAATCTTGACTATGAGAAAATAGTGTTTGTCACTGCATTTAAACAGTGA